The Desulforegula conservatrix Mb1Pa genome contains the following window.
CCGAACTTTTATATCGAAAATTCAGGTCTTATCACTCTATGGAAACTCTTCAGGATCTGTTGGACGTTATCGGCAAAGACAAACTGGATGAAGTTCTCTCAAAAGAGGTCTCTCATATCCTTGCGTTTCCCAGCTTGCGTGCATCAGACGCCTCATTCCTGATTTCAGTAGCTAAAATTGATGAGGCTGAAAAATATATTCTGGAAAGAGCCGATCAGCTTAACGGCGACTTGTATTTAAGCCTGCTTCCTTTAGCTGGTTCGATGGAATCTGAAGGCAGGAACCTCGCAGCCAGCCTAATCTACCGGAGTCTGCTGAATTCCATTCTTGAACGTGGGCATGCCAAGGCCTATCAACATGGTATTGACTACCTGGAAACTCTGGACAAGCTGGCTGTTCAAATAGGTCTATGGGGGGATTTTGGTGATCACGAAGCATTTAAAGCCCGGATTTATCAGGCGCATGGCCGTAAACGAAGCTTCTGGTCTAAATATAAGGGGCAGAAGTGAACGAGCATTTTTATCTACTAAAATTCAGAACTGATTCTCAAAGAAGAAATTTAGGATTCTCGATAAAGCCGGGATGGAAAGAATGAAACAGGATAAAAAAAAAGGACTACAGAAGTTAGGCAAGAATAAAACCTCTATTGTCCGCTCATCGGCTGCTGAGTACCTGACCTTTGTAGCGGCAAACGGCGAGGGTGGCGTTGAGGCGGTTTATGCAGATGAGAATATCTGGCTGACCCAGAAAATGATGGCCACGCTTTATGATGTTGACGTCAGAACGGTTAACTATCATCTGAAAAAGATCTTCATTGACAGTGAATTACAGGAAGATTCAGTTATCCGAAATTTTCGGATAACTGCCGCTGATGGCAAGAACTACAATACGAATCACTACAATCTCTCGGCTATTATTGCCGTTGGTTATAAGGTCAATTCGGAACGAGCCGTACAGTTCCGTAAATGGGCGACCACCATTATTCAGGAGTTCACCATCAAAGGTTATGCCATGGATGATGAGCGTCTGAAGAATGACGGCTCTGTCCTCGGTAAAAAATATTTTGAAGAGCAGTTGGAACGCATTCGGGAAATCCGGCTTTCCGAGCGTAAATTCTATCAGAAGATTACGGATATTTATGCCACATCCATTGATTATGATGTCACAGCCCAAGCGACCAAACGATTCTTTGCAACAGTCCAGAATAAGCTGCATTGGGCCATTCACGGCCAGACCGCAGCAGAAGTGATCGTCGATCGGGCAAACCACCAGAAGCAAAACATGGGGTTGACCAACTGGAAAGACGCTCCGGAAGGAAAGATTCAAAAATTCGATGTAAGCGTGGCAAAGAATTATTTGACCGAAAATGAGATGGCGCAATTGCAGAGGTTGGTCTCAGCCTATCTGGATGTTGCGGAAGATATGGCA
Protein-coding sequences here:
- a CDS encoding virulence RhuM family protein encodes the protein MKQDKKKGLQKLGKNKTSIVRSSAAEYLTFVAANGEGGVEAVYADENIWLTQKMMATLYDVDVRTVNYHLKKIFIDSELQEDSVIRNFRITAADGKNYNTNHYNLSAIIAVGYKVNSERAVQFRKWATTIIQEFTIKGYAMDDERLKNDGSVLGKKYFEEQLERIREIRLSERKFYQKITDIYATSIDYDVTAQATKRFFATVQNKLHWAIHGQTAAEVIVDRANHQKQNMGLTNWKDAPEGKIQKFDVSVAKNYLTENEMAQLQRLVSAYLDVAEDMALRKIPMTMQDWETRLNKFIEATDRGILQDSGKVTADQRQLFFRVSDSYNSRSSFLI